The Chionomys nivalis chromosome 6, mChiNiv1.1, whole genome shotgun sequence sequence aaacaaaaaaaacaaacaaacaaacaaaaaaaagaactagaattCACCTTGgggccagtgagaaggctcagttggtaaaggggcTGGTGGCCAAGCCggaagacccgagtttgatctcCTGAACCCGCATGGTGGAAGAGGAGACGGGATTCTCTGCGAGCTGTCTTCCAGCTACCGCAGGTTCACTGTGGTCTTGAGGGGTGTGCACCCACTCACCAGGCTTCTGAGTTTGCAGCACCTCGAAGTGTATTTTATAGAGATGGATGGGGTTCTGGATCTGGGGCAAACAGGACGGGGGAGGTGGTGTCTGGCGTCTCTCTGGGTGCAGCCCAGAGAAATCATAGTGCAACCACCTTCCGCAGCAGCGCAGCCCCGAGGCCGGATCCTGGGTGGCCAGGAGGCCAAGGCTCATACTTGGCCCTACATGGCTTCGGTGCAGGTGAATGGAACACACGTGTGCGGTGGCACCCTGGTGGATGAGCAGTGGGTGCTGAGTGCTGCGCACTGCATGGACGGAGTGTGAGTAGTCGGggtaggggaagggagggggtggggcCTCCGGAGGGTGGGAAGTGGATCTGAGGTGGGCCCTCATCACGTCCCCAGGACCACGAATGAGATTGTGCAAGTGCTCCTGGGTGCCCACTCCCTGTCCATGCCTGAACCCTCCAAGCGGCTGTACGACGTACAAAATGCAGTGCGTCACCCGGGCAGCCGGTCCGACCGCATTGAGGACGACCTTCTCCTCTTGCAGGTGAGGAAGCCGGGTCCTTCCTAGCCCCTGGGTTCCACTCAGGGTCTAGCCTCGACCCTTCCTCCTGCACCATCACTCCAGTCTATTTCCCAGCCCCGCCCCTACCATGACATTACTCTTCTCCCACCCTTAGCTGTCCCAGAATGTCTCGCTGGGCCCCTACGtgcaccctctgcccttgcaacgcGAGGACCGAGACTTGCCCTCCGGAACGCTCTGCCACGTGGCCGGTTGGGGTGTGGTCAGCCACGCAGGGCGAAGGCCCGACGTCCTGCAAACCCTGACAGTGCCAATCATGGACCGGAACACCTGCAATCAGCGCGTGCATCACGACGGGGCCGTCACCAAGAACATGATGTGCGCAGAGAGCAACCGCAGGGACACCTGCAGGGTGAGTGGAACCCGAGGGTCTGCAGAGGCCAGCGAGGAGCGTGGCTTGCAGGAAGAGTGGTGTT is a genomic window containing:
- the Cfd gene encoding complement factor D isoform X1 — protein: MQSSVWLVVLVVLRAAECAAQPRGRILGGQEAKAHTWPYMASVQVNGTHVCGGTLVDEQWVLSAAHCMDGVTTNEIVQVLLGAHSLSMPEPSKRLYDVQNAVRHPGSRSDRIEDDLLLLQLSQNVSLGPYVHPLPLQREDRDLPSGTLCHVAGWGVVSHAGRRPDVLQTLTVPIMDRNTCNQRVHHDGAVTKNMMCAESNRRDTCRGDSGGPLVCRNTVEGIVAWGSRVCGNRKKPGVFTRVSTYIDWIENVRNGNLTI
- the Cfd gene encoding complement factor D isoform X2, with amino-acid sequence MQSSVWLVVLVVLRAAECAQPRGRILGGQEAKAHTWPYMASVQVNGTHVCGGTLVDEQWVLSAAHCMDGVTTNEIVQVLLGAHSLSMPEPSKRLYDVQNAVRHPGSRSDRIEDDLLLLQLSQNVSLGPYVHPLPLQREDRDLPSGTLCHVAGWGVVSHAGRRPDVLQTLTVPIMDRNTCNQRVHHDGAVTKNMMCAESNRRDTCRGDSGGPLVCRNTVEGIVAWGSRVCGNRKKPGVFTRVSTYIDWIENVRNGNLTI